From one Marinobacter sp. LV10MA510-1 genomic stretch:
- the nusA gene encoding transcription termination factor NusA: MSKEILLVVESVSNEKGVEKDVIFEAIELALATAAKKRFEDEDADIRVSIDRRTGEYDTFRRWLVVDNDAVPALGTELTFQEAEDISPDLQPGDMHEEQIDSVAFGRIGAQAAKQIIFQKVREAERTKIVDSYRSRVGELVSGTVKKVTRDNVIVDLGNNAEALLPREHLIARETFRMGDRVRSLLLEIRTDHRGPQLILSRSDSQMLIELFRIEVPEIAEELIEIRGAARDPGSRAKIAVKTNDRRIDPVGACVGMRGSRVQAVSNELNGERVDIVLWDDNPAQLVINAMAPAEVASIVMDEDRHTMDVAVAADNLAQAIGRNGQNVRLATELTGWTLNVMTEEEAGERQEQEQGRLLEHFTKHLDIDEEFAGVLIEEGFSSIEEVAYIPMEEMLAIEGFDEEMVTELRKRAKDALLNQALASEEALDGAEPAEDLLAMEGVDRGLAFKLAGMGIRTMEDLAEQSVDDLLEIEGMNEERAGQLIMTARAPWFEDQA, translated from the coding sequence ATGAGTAAAGAAATCTTGCTGGTGGTTGAATCCGTCTCGAACGAAAAAGGTGTCGAGAAAGACGTGATTTTTGAAGCCATCGAATTGGCGCTGGCCACCGCCGCCAAAAAACGCTTCGAAGACGAAGACGCTGATATCCGGGTTTCGATTGACCGCCGTACCGGTGAATACGATACCTTTCGCCGCTGGCTGGTGGTCGATAACGACGCCGTTCCAGCGCTGGGTACCGAGCTGACCTTTCAGGAAGCTGAAGATATCAGCCCTGACTTGCAGCCTGGCGACATGCACGAAGAACAGATCGATTCGGTCGCTTTTGGCCGCATTGGCGCCCAGGCGGCCAAGCAGATCATCTTTCAGAAAGTGCGTGAAGCCGAGCGCACCAAGATTGTAGACAGCTATCGCAGTCGCGTTGGTGAGCTGGTTTCCGGCACCGTGAAGAAAGTGACCCGCGACAACGTGATTGTTGACCTGGGTAATAACGCGGAAGCGCTGTTGCCCCGTGAACACCTGATTGCGCGGGAAACTTTCCGCATGGGCGACCGGGTTCGTTCCTTGCTGCTGGAAATTCGCACAGATCACCGCGGCCCGCAGCTGATTTTGAGCCGCTCTGACTCGCAGATGCTGATCGAGCTGTTCCGTATTGAAGTACCCGAAATCGCTGAAGAGCTGATTGAGATCCGTGGCGCTGCCCGTGATCCCGGCTCGCGCGCAAAAATTGCGGTAAAAACCAACGATCGCCGTATTGATCCGGTAGGCGCGTGCGTAGGTATGCGCGGTTCCAGGGTTCAGGCCGTATCTAACGAGTTGAATGGCGAGCGTGTTGACATAGTGCTGTGGGACGACAATCCCGCGCAACTGGTCATCAACGCTATGGCGCCGGCCGAAGTGGCCTCTATTGTGATGGACGAAGACCGCCATACGATGGACGTAGCGGTTGCAGCAGACAATCTGGCTCAGGCCATTGGCCGTAATGGTCAGAACGTGCGTTTGGCCACCGAGCTGACCGGCTGGACTCTGAACGTAATGACCGAAGAGGAAGCCGGCGAGCGCCAGGAACAAGAACAGGGTCGCCTGCTGGAGCACTTCACAAAGCACTTGGATATCGACGAAGAATTCGCCGGCGTGCTGATTGAAGAAGGTTTTAGCTCGATCGAAGAAGTGGCTTATATTCCGATGGAGGAAATGCTGGCGATTGAGGGTTTCGATGAGGAAATGGTCACCGAGCTGCGTAAGCGAGCTAAAGACGCATTGTTGAATCAGGCTCTGGCCAGCGAAGAAGCGTTGGACGGTGCCGAGCCTGCTGAAGACTTGTTGGCAATGGAAGGCGTAGACCGCGGCTTGGCGTTCAAGCTCGCAGGCATGGGTATACGCACCATGGAAGATCTGGCGGAGCAGTCAGTTGATGACTTGCTTGAAATTGAAGGTATGAATGAAGAGCGTGCAGGTCAGTTAATCATGACAGCACGTGCCCCCTGGTTTGAAGACCAGGCCTAA
- the infB gene encoding translation initiation factor IF-2 — MAEVTVRQLAEDVGAPVDRLLKQIVEAGLKARSENDAVSSDEKQQLLTYLRKNHGDSEAEPQKITLKRKTTTTLKAGKAKSVNVEVRKRRTYIKRAETQPDAAEEAVVEAPVTSVEATAAVEAITTAETPVTAPETVVESKVEETRAEETKAEPVAAEPVAAKAEKPAAIAPQDMPIPPPEGDGKDRKPKKKKENVRERSDDNDDGKPKKKSAGHRGPRSRAQDSPRATSDDDDTKLRKPLRSKKKPKEKQHAFERPTKPMVREVEVPEIITVGDLAQRMAVKATDVIKTLMGMGVMATINQPLEQETAILVVNELGHTARAISDDAFEEAVLSEFSSQEGQEQVKRAPVVSVMGHVDHGKTSLLDYIRRTKVASGETGGITQHIGAYHVKTDHGMVSFLDTPGHAAFTAMRARGAQCTDIVILVVASDDGVMPQTKEAVEHARAAGVPIVVAITKMDKENADLDRVKNELSAINVIPEEWGGDVQFVPISSKSGDGVDNLLEAVLLQAEILELQASPSAPAQGVVVESSLERGRGSVATVLVQNGTLRQGDMVVAGSFFGKVRAMTDEAGKQVKDAGPSIPVEVLGLNGTPNAGDEFFVVADERKAKELAEFRHVREREQRLQRQQAAKLENLFENMGKDQVKTLNVVLKTDVRGSLEAITRSLQDLGNEEVQVKIVSSGVGGIAETDISLAVATSAVIFGFNVRADNAAKRLVEQEGLDLRYYSIIYNLLDDVKAALTGMLAPEFREDIIGIADVRDVFRSPKFGQVAGCMVTEGNVYRNKPIRVLRDNVVIFEGELESLRRFKDDVPEVRNGMECGIGVKGYDVKVGDQIEVFDRIRVERKLESTGA, encoded by the coding sequence ATGGCGGAAGTAACGGTAAGACAACTGGCCGAAGATGTAGGCGCTCCCGTGGATCGTTTACTGAAGCAGATTGTGGAAGCAGGCCTGAAAGCGCGTTCTGAGAACGACGCAGTTTCCAGCGACGAGAAACAGCAGCTGCTGACGTATCTGCGCAAGAACCACGGTGACAGTGAGGCCGAGCCTCAGAAAATCACCTTGAAGCGCAAAACAACCACCACGTTGAAAGCCGGCAAGGCCAAATCCGTGAATGTTGAGGTTCGCAAGCGCCGCACGTATATCAAGCGCGCCGAAACGCAGCCAGACGCAGCGGAAGAAGCAGTGGTGGAAGCTCCGGTTACTTCAGTTGAAGCAACCGCAGCGGTTGAAGCAATCACAACGGCTGAAACACCGGTTACAGCGCCGGAAACTGTGGTCGAAAGCAAAGTTGAAGAAACCAGAGCTGAAGAAACCAAGGCAGAGCCGGTTGCGGCTGAACCAGTAGCAGCGAAGGCAGAAAAACCGGCCGCAATAGCGCCTCAAGATATGCCGATACCGCCGCCTGAAGGCGATGGTAAAGACCGCAAGCCGAAGAAAAAGAAAGAAAACGTTCGCGAACGTAGCGATGATAACGACGACGGCAAGCCGAAGAAGAAATCGGCCGGCCACCGTGGCCCTCGCAGCCGCGCCCAGGATTCGCCACGGGCTACGTCTGACGATGACGACACCAAGTTGCGTAAGCCGCTGCGTTCGAAAAAGAAACCTAAAGAGAAGCAACACGCCTTCGAGAGGCCGACCAAACCTATGGTCAGAGAAGTGGAAGTTCCCGAGATTATCACCGTGGGTGACCTGGCACAGCGTATGGCTGTGAAAGCGACCGACGTGATCAAAACGCTGATGGGTATGGGTGTCATGGCCACCATCAACCAGCCTCTGGAGCAGGAAACAGCGATTCTGGTGGTTAACGAACTGGGCCATACTGCCCGAGCCATCAGTGATGACGCCTTCGAAGAGGCCGTACTGAGCGAGTTCAGCAGCCAGGAAGGCCAGGAACAAGTTAAACGCGCGCCAGTTGTGAGCGTAATGGGTCACGTTGACCATGGTAAAACCTCGCTGCTGGATTACATTCGCCGCACCAAGGTTGCGTCTGGCGAAACAGGTGGTATTACCCAGCACATTGGTGCGTACCACGTAAAAACCGACCACGGCATGGTTTCTTTCCTGGATACCCCGGGCCACGCGGCGTTTACCGCCATGCGTGCTCGCGGCGCCCAGTGTACCGACATCGTGATTTTGGTGGTGGCGTCTGACGACGGCGTTATGCCGCAGACCAAAGAGGCGGTTGAACACGCTCGTGCTGCCGGTGTGCCCATCGTGGTAGCTATTACCAAGATGGACAAAGAAAATGCCGATCTGGATCGCGTCAAAAACGAGTTGTCTGCCATTAACGTGATTCCGGAAGAGTGGGGCGGCGATGTGCAATTCGTGCCGATTTCTTCTAAGTCCGGTGACGGCGTAGACAATCTGCTGGAAGCGGTATTGCTGCAAGCTGAAATTCTTGAGCTGCAGGCGTCTCCGTCTGCACCTGCCCAAGGCGTTGTGGTTGAATCCAGCCTTGAGCGTGGCCGCGGTTCAGTGGCTACCGTACTGGTTCAGAACGGTACTCTGCGCCAGGGCGATATGGTTGTTGCAGGTTCTTTCTTCGGGAAAGTGCGCGCAATGACCGACGAAGCGGGCAAGCAGGTTAAAGATGCAGGCCCTTCTATTCCGGTAGAGGTTCTGGGCTTGAATGGCACGCCCAACGCTGGCGACGAATTCTTCGTTGTAGCCGACGAGCGCAAGGCCAAAGAGCTGGCTGAGTTCCGCCACGTTCGTGAGCGCGAGCAGCGTTTACAGCGTCAGCAGGCAGCCAAACTGGAAAACCTGTTCGAGAATATGGGCAAAGACCAGGTGAAAACCCTGAACGTGGTATTGAAAACCGACGTTCGTGGTTCGCTGGAAGCCATTACCCGTTCGCTGCAGGATCTGGGCAACGAAGAAGTACAGGTGAAGATTGTATCTTCCGGTGTGGGCGGCATAGCCGAAACCGACATCAGCCTGGCCGTGGCTACCAGTGCCGTGATCTTTGGCTTTAACGTTCGCGCCGACAACGCCGCCAAGCGCCTGGTAGAACAGGAAGGCCTGGATCTGCGTTACTACAGCATTATCTACAACCTGTTGGATGACGTGAAAGCGGCTCTGACTGGCATGCTGGCGCCGGAATTCCGCGAAGACATCATCGGCATTGCCGACGTACGCGACGTGTTCCGTTCGCCGAAGTTTGGCCAGGTGGCCGGTTGCATGGTGACTGAAGGCAACGTGTACCGTAACAAACCGATTCGCGTACTGCGTGACAACGTAGTGATCTTTGAAGGCGAGCTGGAATCCCTGCGCCGCTTCAAAGACGACGTGCCAGAAGTACGTAACGGCATGGAATGCGGTATTGGTGTGAAAGGCTATGACGTGAAAGTGGGCGATCAGATCGAAGTATTCGATCGGATTCGGGTCGAGCGCAAGCTTGAATCCACGGGGGCGTAA
- the rbfA gene encoding 30S ribosome-binding factor RbfA yields MAREFSRIDRIGDQMQRELAQLIQREIKDPRVGMITVNAVKVSRDLGYADIYVSLLTTEELGAESPEVKESLAVLNKASGFLRGQVGRAMKLRVVPLLRFHFDELQGYSRRLDGLIRKAVGDQPAVSDDDNNPEPNA; encoded by the coding sequence ATGGCTAGAGAATTCAGTCGTATTGATCGCATAGGCGATCAGATGCAACGCGAATTGGCTCAGCTCATCCAGCGGGAGATTAAAGACCCGCGGGTGGGCATGATTACGGTCAATGCCGTTAAGGTAAGCCGCGATCTGGGTTACGCCGACATTTACGTGTCCTTGCTGACCACTGAAGAGTTGGGCGCAGAGTCGCCAGAGGTGAAAGAATCTCTGGCGGTACTGAACAAGGCATCCGGGTTTCTGCGTGGCCAGGTTGGCCGTGCGATGAAGCTTCGCGTGGTGCCTCTTCTGCGCTTTCACTTTGATGAACTGCAGGGTTACAGCCGCCGCCTGGATGGCCTGATTCGCAAAGCCGTGGGTGACCAGCCCGCGGTAAGTGATGATGACAACAACCCGGAGCCTAACGCGTGA
- the truB gene encoding tRNA pseudouridine(55) synthase TruB — translation MSRRHKGRDVSGILVIDKPQGLTSNGILQQVKRLYGAAKAGHTGALDPLATGVLPLCFGEATKFSQTMLDSDKAYIATARLGERTETGDSEGSVVETRPVPEGLNADILEPLLDRFRGDIQQVPSMYSALKHKGRPLYEYAREGIEIERPARPVTIYELQLLAIRDNEMDIAVKCTKGTYIRSLVEDIGEVIGCGAHVIALRRTLAAGFTLADAHDVPGMEAMRERDESLDGLLVAPDAALSMFPEYRLSGPVLVSILNGQAVRIEEQLEQGYVRVYGNQDFVGLAEAFPDSEGTQLVPKRLVKTDDRR, via the coding sequence GTGAGCCGCAGACACAAAGGCCGCGACGTTAGTGGCATTTTGGTGATCGACAAGCCCCAGGGTTTAACCTCTAATGGCATTTTGCAGCAGGTTAAGCGTTTGTATGGGGCTGCCAAAGCCGGCCATACCGGAGCCTTAGATCCGCTGGCCACCGGCGTATTGCCACTGTGCTTTGGCGAGGCCACCAAGTTCTCGCAGACCATGCTCGACAGCGACAAAGCCTATATCGCTACCGCCCGCTTGGGTGAACGCACCGAAACCGGTGATAGCGAAGGCTCTGTGGTAGAAACCCGACCCGTGCCGGAAGGCCTGAACGCTGACATTTTAGAGCCCTTGCTGGACCGCTTTCGTGGCGATATCCAGCAGGTGCCTTCTATGTATTCGGCGCTCAAGCACAAGGGCCGCCCGCTGTATGAATACGCCCGTGAGGGCATTGAAATTGAGCGCCCCGCCCGCCCGGTCACCATTTACGAGTTGCAGTTACTGGCTATTCGCGACAACGAAATGGACATTGCGGTTAAGTGCACAAAGGGCACCTACATCCGCTCACTGGTGGAAGACATCGGCGAAGTGATTGGCTGTGGTGCCCATGTAATTGCACTGCGCCGTACCCTGGCTGCAGGCTTCACATTAGCCGACGCCCACGACGTACCGGGTATGGAAGCCATGCGCGAGCGTGATGAAAGCCTGGACGGCTTGCTGGTAGCGCCAGATGCGGCACTCAGCATGTTTCCCGAGTATCGTCTGAGCGGGCCGGTGCTGGTGTCGATATTGAATGGCCAAGCAGTTAGAATAGAAGAGCAGCTTGAACAGGGTTACGTGCGCGTTTATGGCAATCAAGACTTTGTTGGGCTGGCAGAAGCATTCCCGGACAGCGAGGGCACCCAGTTGGTACCCAAGCGTTTGGTAAAAACCGACGACCGCCGTTAG
- the rpsO gene encoding 30S ribosomal protein S15: MALSANEKAQIVKDYQQAESDTGSPEVQVALLSANIDKLQGHFKINKQDHHSRRGLIRMVNQRRKLLDYLKGKNADRYLELIKRLGLRR, translated from the coding sequence ATGGCACTTTCTGCCAACGAGAAAGCTCAGATTGTTAAAGATTACCAGCAGGCTGAAAGCGATACCGGTTCCCCTGAAGTTCAGGTGGCACTGCTTAGCGCTAACATCGACAAGCTGCAGGGTCACTTCAAGATCAACAAGCAAGACCACCATTCACGCCGCGGTCTGATCCGTATGGTAAACCAGCGTCGTAAGCTGCTGGACTATCTGAAAGGCAAGAATGCTGATCGTTACCTTGAGCTGATCAAGCGTTTGGGTCTGCGTCGCTAA
- the pnp gene encoding polyribonucleotide nucleotidyltransferase codes for MELNPVTKTFELGGKTVTLETGRIARQATGAVLVTIDDISVLGTVVGAKEAKPGQGFFPLTVNYTEKTYSVGKIPGGFFKREARPTEKETLTSRLIDRPIRPLFPNGFMNEVQVVLTVMSANKTQDPDIAAMLAASAALAISGIPFEGPIGASRVGFTNERGYFLNPTHEERSTSLLDMIVAGTEDAVLMVESQAKSLTEDQMLGAVLFAHQEMQTAVSAIKEFAAEIGKPRWAWQAEAVNAELMGAIKADFADAIAEAYSIRDKMDRYARLGEIKAAAVAKLAGDEEGKHSAEDVKKCFGKTEKHVVRQQVIDGKPRIDGRDTKTVRPIKIEVGILPGAHGSALFTRGETQAIVTTTLGTSRDMQIIDALEGESKDPFLFHYNFPPYSVGEAGRMMGPGRREIGHGRLAKRGLLAVMPTVEEFPYTIRAVSEITESNGSSSMASVCGSSLALMDAGVPIKSAVAGIAMGLVKEGDKFAILTDILGDEDHLGDMDFKVAGTKEGITALQMDIKINGITDEIMELALEQAYGARQHILGEMNKVIAASRTELSSRAPSITTIKINPEKIRDVIGKGGSTIRSICDETGASIDLDDDGNVKIYADNMEAAQAAVKRVMEITAEIEVGAIYQGRVERIVDFGAFVNILPGKDGLVHISQISDRRIENVTDELKEGQEVLVKVLDVDNRGRVKLSMKEVKEGEKPTDLSA; via the coding sequence GTGGAACTTAATCCCGTAACTAAAACGTTCGAACTTGGTGGCAAAACCGTTACTTTGGAAACTGGCCGTATCGCTCGCCAGGCCACCGGTGCCGTACTCGTAACCATCGACGATATTTCTGTGCTGGGCACCGTTGTCGGAGCTAAAGAAGCCAAGCCTGGTCAGGGCTTTTTCCCGCTGACCGTTAACTACACCGAAAAAACCTACTCTGTGGGCAAGATTCCCGGTGGTTTCTTCAAGCGTGAAGCGCGTCCTACCGAAAAAGAGACGCTGACGTCACGCCTGATCGACCGTCCGATTCGTCCGCTGTTTCCCAATGGCTTCATGAACGAAGTCCAGGTTGTGCTGACCGTTATGTCAGCCAACAAGACTCAGGATCCTGACATTGCCGCTATGCTGGCGGCTTCTGCAGCCCTGGCTATTTCTGGCATTCCGTTTGAAGGCCCCATTGGTGCCTCCCGCGTTGGCTTTACCAACGAGCGTGGCTACTTCCTGAACCCGACTCACGAAGAGCGTTCAACCTCGCTGCTGGACATGATTGTTGCCGGCACCGAAGACGCCGTGCTGATGGTGGAATCCCAAGCCAAAAGCCTGACTGAAGACCAGATGCTGGGCGCCGTGCTGTTTGCCCACCAGGAAATGCAGACTGCCGTTAGCGCCATTAAAGAATTTGCCGCTGAAATTGGCAAGCCCCGCTGGGCATGGCAGGCTGAAGCTGTAAACGCCGAACTGATGGGCGCCATCAAGGCTGACTTTGCTGACGCTATCGCAGAGGCTTACAGCATCCGCGATAAGATGGACCGTTACGCACGGCTGGGCGAGATCAAAGCCGCGGCCGTTGCAAAATTGGCCGGTGACGAAGAAGGCAAGCACTCCGCTGAAGACGTTAAAAAGTGCTTCGGTAAGACCGAAAAGCACGTTGTTCGCCAGCAAGTTATTGATGGCAAGCCGCGTATTGACGGTCGTGACACTAAAACCGTGCGCCCGATCAAAATCGAAGTGGGTATTCTGCCGGGTGCTCACGGCTCTGCGCTGTTCACCCGTGGCGAAACCCAGGCCATCGTGACTACTACGCTGGGCACGTCGCGCGACATGCAGATCATCGATGCCTTGGAAGGGGAAAGCAAAGACCCGTTCCTGTTCCACTATAACTTCCCTCCGTACTCTGTTGGTGAAGCGGGCCGTATGATGGGCCCCGGCCGTCGTGAAATTGGTCACGGACGCCTGGCCAAGCGTGGCCTTCTGGCGGTAATGCCAACGGTTGAAGAGTTCCCGTACACCATTCGTGCGGTGTCTGAAATCACCGAATCCAACGGTTCCAGCTCTATGGCATCGGTGTGTGGTTCCAGTCTGGCACTGATGGACGCAGGCGTGCCTATCAAGTCTGCCGTGGCCGGTATTGCCATGGGTCTGGTTAAAGAGGGCGATAAGTTCGCCATCCTGACCGACATCCTGGGCGATGAAGATCACCTTGGCGATATGGACTTCAAAGTAGCCGGTACCAAAGAAGGTATCACCGCGCTGCAGATGGACATCAAGATCAACGGCATCACCGACGAGATCATGGAACTGGCTCTGGAGCAGGCCTATGGCGCTCGCCAGCATATCCTTGGCGAGATGAACAAGGTGATTGCGGCTTCGCGTACTGAGCTGTCATCACGTGCGCCTAGCATCACTACCATCAAGATCAATCCGGAGAAAATCCGTGACGTGATCGGCAAGGGCGGTTCTACCATCCGTTCTATCTGTGATGAGACCGGTGCGTCTATTGATCTGGACGACGACGGCAACGTGAAAATCTACGCCGACAACATGGAAGCGGCACAGGCTGCGGTTAAGCGGGTAATGGAAATTACCGCTGAAATCGAAGTGGGTGCTATCTACCAGGGTCGCGTTGAGCGCATCGTCGACTTCGGCGCGTTTGTAAACATTCTGCCGGGCAAAGATGGCCTGGTGCACATCTCTCAGATTTCTGACCGTCGCATTGAAAACGTGACTGATGAGCTGAAAGAAGGCCAGGAAGTTCTGGTCAAAGTGCTGGATGTAGACAACCGTGGCCGCGTTAAGCTGTCTATGAAGGAAGTAAAAGAAGGCGAGAAGCCGACTGACCTTTCTGCCTGA
- a CDS encoding alpha/beta hydrolase, translated as MRALCGLLIATFALSGCSGLFFFPDQTTYITPDRLNLEYSNAFINTPDGEVLHGWWLPAVTLQSAGSDAEANNAKGTVYYLHGNAQNISSHIMNVAWLPAEGYNVFALDYRGYGRSTGAPDIEGALHDVESGMRWLIQQPHTQGKPIFLLGQSLGGALAIPLAAEWQQRNEQPPLNGVILDGAFAGFRAIARDKLASFWLTWPLQAPLSWTIPDDYEGADYIGRISPTPLLMIHSVRDGIIPFANGETLYQAAREPKKFLQTDTPHTATFALPEYQKSLIDFLKTKGSATD; from the coding sequence ATGCGAGCTCTGTGTGGCCTGCTGATTGCTACTTTCGCGTTAAGCGGTTGCAGTGGCCTGTTCTTTTTCCCGGACCAGACCACTTACATTACCCCAGACCGGCTAAATCTGGAATACAGTAACGCCTTCATCAATACCCCAGACGGCGAAGTGTTACACGGCTGGTGGTTACCAGCGGTGACTCTACAAAGTGCTGGCAGCGACGCAGAGGCGAATAACGCCAAAGGCACGGTTTACTACTTACACGGGAACGCTCAGAACATCAGCAGCCACATTATGAACGTGGCCTGGCTGCCGGCCGAAGGTTACAACGTCTTCGCGCTGGATTACCGCGGCTATGGCCGCTCAACCGGTGCACCGGATATTGAAGGCGCCCTGCACGACGTAGAAAGCGGAATGCGCTGGCTAATCCAGCAGCCACACACTCAAGGCAAACCCATCTTCTTACTGGGTCAAAGCTTGGGCGGCGCCCTGGCCATCCCCTTGGCCGCCGAGTGGCAGCAGCGTAACGAACAACCGCCCCTGAATGGCGTGATCCTCGACGGCGCCTTCGCTGGCTTTCGTGCCATTGCCCGCGACAAACTCGCCAGCTTCTGGCTCACCTGGCCGCTTCAGGCCCCTCTAAGCTGGACCATTCCTGACGACTACGAAGGCGCAGACTACATCGGCCGTATAAGCCCTACACCGCTACTGATGATTCACAGCGTGCGCGATGGCATTATCCCTTTTGCCAACGGCGAAACCCTGTACCAGGCGGCGAGAGAGCCAAAGAAGTTTCTGCAAACCGACACGCCCCACACGGCGACTTTCGCGCTGCCGGAATACCAAAAGAGCCTGATTGATTTTCTGAAGACGAAGGGATCAGCGACGGACTGA
- a CDS encoding FAD-binding oxidoreductase — protein MTQDLHLLLTSNGFDNFQNCEVFNQNQANTLYNKGTESISRNLYGAIKVKKIEVISELFQLANRLSTDGQTKIVFYPISTGNNWGYGTSLPNLSSGNSVILDLSLLNNIEMVNEYLGLVRIEPGVTQGQLSDYFEKNNLPFMVPVTGAGASCSILANALERGYGITPHQDHFAALTDLKAILPNGQHYQSPLSQLSSEAGQADLVNQTYKWNVGPYLDGLFTQSGLGVVYQATIRLKRIPAGFDSFYIDYKNDDDVRVAIEFIKSTLEKFEGIVGSINLMDRLRIISMLKPNPNKDTGNLLSSEQIETITKKEMVAAWTIVGSIYGEPSVVKQVKKLIKKAAKPHAHHIIFSGDVKIKIAKSVFGKMPAWFLPAIQDKLKSLAASIEIMRGRPNEIAKPLCYWRTTVPEQQSAIKDPAKDKCGLLWYAPLIPMSPDSVIRYTQHVRTVCRKHNIDPLITFTNLRHDLIDSTVPILFSQSSELSVSNAHSCLDELVKEGISLGYIPYRLNIEQQLRWFDGHLQSDQIMQKIYKAFDENGINQIGRYGK, from the coding sequence TTGACACAAGACTTGCACTTACTATTAACTTCAAATGGATTTGATAATTTTCAAAACTGTGAAGTATTCAACCAAAATCAGGCAAACACGCTTTACAACAAGGGTACTGAATCTATATCGCGAAATCTCTACGGTGCGATAAAGGTTAAAAAAATTGAGGTAATCAGTGAGTTATTTCAGTTAGCGAATAGGCTCTCGACAGACGGGCAAACTAAGATCGTTTTTTATCCCATATCGACTGGAAATAATTGGGGATATGGCACGTCCCTGCCCAATTTATCCAGCGGAAATTCGGTCATCCTCGATTTGTCGCTACTGAACAACATTGAAATGGTCAACGAGTACTTGGGCTTGGTCAGGATTGAACCCGGCGTCACTCAAGGCCAGCTCAGTGACTATTTCGAGAAAAATAATCTTCCGTTCATGGTACCGGTTACTGGAGCAGGCGCGTCCTGCTCGATTCTGGCAAACGCTCTGGAGAGGGGTTATGGAATAACACCCCATCAGGACCATTTTGCAGCACTTACCGATCTCAAAGCTATATTGCCGAACGGGCAGCATTATCAATCACCACTGAGTCAGTTATCGTCTGAAGCGGGCCAGGCCGATCTGGTGAATCAGACTTATAAATGGAATGTTGGCCCCTACCTCGATGGCCTTTTTACACAATCAGGACTTGGCGTTGTCTATCAAGCCACCATTCGCTTAAAACGAATTCCCGCCGGATTTGATTCATTTTATATTGATTATAAAAATGACGACGACGTTAGAGTTGCAATAGAATTTATTAAAAGTACGCTGGAAAAGTTTGAGGGCATTGTTGGCTCGATAAATCTGATGGATCGACTTCGCATTATTTCAATGTTGAAGCCAAATCCAAATAAAGACACAGGTAATCTATTAAGCAGCGAACAGATAGAAACGATCACAAAAAAGGAAATGGTGGCTGCCTGGACCATTGTGGGTTCAATATACGGTGAGCCCAGTGTTGTTAAACAAGTCAAAAAGCTCATAAAAAAAGCCGCCAAACCCCATGCCCATCACATAATATTTTCGGGTGATGTAAAAATTAAGATCGCAAAATCAGTGTTTGGGAAAATGCCCGCGTGGTTTCTACCAGCGATTCAGGACAAGTTAAAGTCGCTCGCTGCCAGCATTGAGATTATGCGCGGAAGGCCCAATGAGATCGCCAAACCTCTATGCTATTGGCGAACCACTGTTCCTGAACAACAGTCGGCTATTAAGGATCCTGCAAAGGACAAATGCGGGCTGTTATGGTATGCACCCCTTATCCCCATGTCTCCGGATAGTGTTATCAGGTACACACAACATGTGCGTACAGTCTGCAGGAAACACAACATCGACCCTTTGATCACCTTCACAAATTTACGCCATGACTTGATAGATAGCACCGTTCCAATTTTATTCAGCCAGTCTTCTGAGCTGTCGGTCAGTAATGCGCACTCGTGTTTAGACGAGCTGGTAAAAGAGGGAATCAGCTTAGGTTACATTCCGTATCGGTTAAATATTGAGCAGCAGTTGCGATGGTTTGATGGCCATCTTCAGTCCGACCAGATAATGCAAAAAATATACAAAGCTTTTGATGAGAATGGAATCAATCAAATTGGTCGATATGGGAAATAA